Proteins encoded together in one Catellatospora citrea window:
- a CDS encoding FAD-binding oxidoreductase: MNPNQTPTQDGPAIDRAAATRLAEQTVGPVLLPNDDGYDAECASYNLAIPQRPALVVGAAGIGDVQAAVRFAAEQCLPVAVMATGHSVLSSAGAVLINTRRMDAVTIDAEARTARVEAGVRWQQVVEAAGKHGLAALNGAAPTVGVVGYTLGGGLSPICRTFGFAADQVRRIELITADGRLRVVTASEEPDLFWAVRGGKGNFGVVTALEFNLLPVHRIYGGTLFFAGDRAAEVLDAWGRWTAGMPDQLNSSIALLQLPPLPAVPQALGGRMVVGVRIAYVGPADEGERLIAPLRAIAPTLIDSVTMMTYTAFAAIHADPPTPVPVEDRSTLLREFTPELVDAIIAHAGPDAGSPLTIFELRHLGGALERRPRCGNAVDLQGAAFTCHAVGIGGPDRAEAVQAHLSRVFQAIRPWSTGRRFVNFLTASDATSEAVAEAYLPETYRRLAAIKASYDPTNIFRATPAIAPA, from the coding sequence ATGAACCCCAATCAGACTCCGACCCAGGACGGCCCTGCGATCGACCGGGCTGCCGCGACACGGCTCGCCGAACAGACGGTCGGGCCGGTGCTCCTCCCGAACGACGACGGGTATGACGCCGAGTGCGCGTCGTACAACCTCGCCATCCCGCAGCGGCCCGCGCTCGTGGTGGGCGCCGCGGGCATCGGCGATGTCCAGGCCGCCGTCCGTTTCGCCGCAGAGCAGTGCCTGCCGGTCGCGGTGATGGCCACCGGTCACTCCGTGCTCTCCTCGGCCGGAGCGGTGCTGATCAACACGCGGCGGATGGACGCGGTCACCATCGACGCCGAAGCCCGTACCGCCCGGGTCGAGGCCGGCGTCCGGTGGCAGCAGGTCGTCGAGGCCGCGGGCAAGCACGGTCTGGCCGCGCTGAATGGCGCGGCACCCACCGTCGGGGTCGTCGGCTACACGCTCGGCGGCGGGTTGAGCCCGATCTGCCGGACCTTCGGCTTCGCCGCCGACCAGGTACGCCGGATCGAGCTGATCACCGCGGACGGTCGTCTGCGCGTGGTGACCGCCTCCGAAGAGCCGGATCTGTTCTGGGCCGTGCGCGGCGGCAAGGGCAACTTCGGTGTGGTCACCGCCCTGGAGTTCAATCTCCTCCCGGTCCACCGCATCTACGGCGGCACCCTCTTCTTCGCCGGTGATCGGGCGGCCGAGGTCCTCGACGCGTGGGGCCGGTGGACCGCCGGGATGCCGGACCAGTTGAACTCGTCCATCGCGTTGCTGCAGCTGCCGCCCCTACCCGCGGTGCCTCAGGCGCTAGGTGGCCGGATGGTGGTAGGCGTGCGGATCGCCTACGTCGGACCCGCCGACGAAGGGGAGCGACTCATCGCGCCGCTTCGGGCGATCGCCCCGACGTTGATCGACTCGGTCACCATGATGACGTACACCGCGTTCGCCGCCATCCACGCCGACCCGCCGACCCCTGTCCCGGTCGAAGACCGTTCGACGCTGCTGCGGGAGTTCACCCCGGAACTGGTCGACGCGATCATCGCCCATGCCGGCCCCGACGCGGGCAGCCCGCTGACCATCTTCGAGCTTCGGCACCTCGGTGGAGCGCTGGAGCGCCGCCCCCGCTGCGGCAACGCCGTCGACCTGCAGGGCGCCGCCTTCACCTGCCACGCCGTCGGGATCGGCGGCCCGGACCGAGCCGAGGCGGTCCAGGCGCACCTGAGCCGCGTTTTCCAGGCCATCCGGCCGTGGAGCACCGGCCGGCGATTCGTGAACTTCCTGACCGCCTCCGACGCGACATCCGAGGCAGTCGCCGAGGCGTATCTGCCGGAGACATACCGGCGGCTGGCCGCGATCAAGGCCAGCTACGACCCGACGAACATCTTCCGGGCCACTCCAGCCATCGCTCCCGCGTGA